From the Gossypium hirsutum isolate 1008001.06 chromosome A02, Gossypium_hirsutum_v2.1, whole genome shotgun sequence genome, the window atatcagtaaaaattcgaATAACGGTTTCCCCAGATCGTTGAAATCGCTCTgctgcatttgaatttgattctctatttccaagaatatacaatgataatgctaacttcTCCATCGCAGATACCTTCCCATGCTTTAAGCCATAATTTGTTTGCAAATCATGCAACAAgctgtgaaatatattttttggcatcctaAAACTATTCATGCAACGATCATCATGCCCATTTAATACTTCGTCCACCCACATTTGACCTGTATAATTTGAATCCATACACGGTtgcttagtgaaataagtttcatggtgtaGCAATACACTGCTTAACACTTGTTCTTCCTCTTCATGATAATTGTTGTGCTGAACTTGTGTAACAATTGTGGCTATTCTTCGTTGagcttcttcacttaattcaggggtatcataattcatataaaaactaTTACACATATggttaaattcatccataacctgaaaaagtaatcaaataaaaataaattaataacttgtgacattctatacaacataaaaaattgaataaaatcatacctaaaaataccaaacataaaaaatgtaacacccccacggccgagaccgtcgccggattcgagcttgaggtgttaatAAACCTAATTTTATCATTCGGACAATTTTAAACCATTGACTTCAACATTTGTATTAAGTTGTTCATCTATGTCACGGtcactaaaaaaatcatatcttgagttaaaaaaatcaaaattaagatccataaattttcccagaaactagactcatatatctatttactaatttttttatagaatttttggtttggccaattagtacagtttattagttaaagtttcccctgatTCAGGACTCGACAGCTATGACCCCTGTTCACTACGAATCATTTTTCcctctgtaaaaaattcaaatgactatgtcgtttgtttctattaaaagtatACTGAATAAGAAATCTGCACATATAAAATATGTCtcttaattagttttttacaattttaaatgaattttcaACATCAGAACAGgagatccaaaaatcgctctggccctgtttcgtaaaaacttaaatatcttataataccTCTCATTTGcttatttcgtttcttccatatgaaaatagactcatcaagcttcaattttataatttattcgtCATCTAAtcctatctctactatttttagtgattttttaaactcACGTCATTGCTGCTGCAGGATTCTGTTTTATAACAAAGTTCAccttttttatgaattttcaagGACTAGGTAGTACATTAAACATACATGACATATAGACATAGCCGAATTTCCTAGTATCCATAATAGCCCATAGTCTACATGAAAATTAGATTATTACCttcaattttaccctttttacaattaagtcccctTTTTAGAAGTTTTCACATAAAATCAGTAGGTACAAGTTAAACACACACTAACACATCATATTCCTTCATTATTCatcaaattacaattatgtcacacatgggtaaattttcatacatgcatTCTAGCTCAAAATATTACTAAAAAATGATAGAACATGCTTTCTAGATTTTAAAATcgaaaagaacattaaaaatgggcatggaaatcacttacaatcaagacttgaaatgttgaaaaccctagctatggtgttagGAGAATTTCAGCAGCTtctatggagaagatgagcagatttttttgtgttattttccttttttaatggCTATATTTACCatttgacaaaaatgcccttaatgcctttCTTTATAATCTttcatgtacaagcccatttttttccaaaattttagaaattggtaaatATTTAAAGCCTCgtaattaatattccaaatcaatttcatactaaaaacttctagaatgcaagttttgcaacttattccgtttagtccctaatttcaaattaagcattttacgtatagaatttcttcacaaaattctCACACAgtcatgcattcatatcataaacctcaaaataattataaaataattatttctatcttggatttgtggtcacaaaaccactattccgattaggccctaattcgggatattataaaaaatatgataCATTAGGTTTACGTATAAAAAAGTAGATCATACATTAGTTTTGCATATAAAAAAAGTAGATAATACATTAGGTTCACATATAAAAAAGTAgatcatacattagttttacatataaaaaactagcatagttatattacaataataattctaaGGAGCTTATGGTGGAGGTGGTGGATGGTATGATTGGAAGGGGAATAAGGATGTTGCTACcaaggatgaaaatgatgcaatcGGATTTTGTTCAGCATACTCACGTCGAAGCCACCAAACTCTAACATCTggatctaagttcaaaaacacTTCTCGTTTCACCGGTATTTGGAATATTTTGATGGCAAAATAGTACAGTTCAtctttttttggaatttcatctTCCAAATCACGCAAAGCAtccattgcatttgaaatagAATATTCAGagtgaggaaaaataatttcattgattgacttccttggactagccatactctcacacaatttctcaatatGAGTAGCTAATGaatttcttgatgattttctacttgaacttgatttttttcctttaccgTGTACAACCCCAAGTATTTCCTTTCTTCGATTAGGAGTTTCATGAGAAGGGTTTGATGGTACCTCATTAGGAGGGATATCTTCATTCTTATTGCTATTTTCATCTGAATCACCAAATCCTTCATTAAGTGTATCATCTCCCATAGGAACCCCACTTGGAAGAACACCGGACGAAGGTGCCCATGCATTCTCTCCAGTGGCTACAATGCCACCAAACATTTGCCATATTAAATCATTCAATCGtggttcaattcctttcttcttagatcctttaaaatcaggattttcctacataaaatgttaaatgttaaatgttatactCAGATTTCTATAGttgtaaatgattaatttcaataaactttatgcattaaaataatgacaatGTTAACACTAACCTGTATTTTTTCAGCCCACCATTCTTCGGTAGCATCGACCGTC encodes:
- the LOC107894678 gene encoding L10-interacting MYB domain-containing protein-like, with the translated sequence MVKTRKFVERDSTLATKAVWDDELTLIFCELCVNEVNAGNRPTTHLNSKGWENVVALFQAKTQKNYGKPQLKNKWDTLKKEWRLWRELLKDSTGIGWCPSKRTVDATEEWWAEKIQENPDFKGSKKKGIEPRLNDLIWQMFGGIVATGENAWAPSSGVLPSGVPMGDDTLNEGFGDSDENSNKNEDIPPNEVPSNPSHETPNRRKEILGVVHDEIPKKDELYYFAIKIFQIPVKREVFLNLDPDVRVWWLRREYAEQNPIASFSSLVATSLFPFQSYHPPPPP